GGCGCGCGCCGCATTGGTGAGGATCAGGCTGATCACCCGCGCCCGGCGTTGCGGCAGGACGAGGAACGGCGCCGGCGAACCCACCGGGGCGGGCGCCACGACAGCATCGGAACCCGCTTCGACCAGGAGATTTTGGCAAAGGGCGGCTGACTCGGCCGACACAGCCGGGGCCGGCGCAAGCGCACTGGTCAGGGCCTCCGGACGGCGCGTCCATACAAGGTCCTGCCCGGCCAGCCAGAAGGTGAGCGGATGCAGGTCGCCGCCGGCGAGGCTCGCCAGCACTTCCGGCGGCGCCTTGGCCACATGCTCGCCGCGAACAGCGAAGGCGGTGTCGGTCATGGCCCCCTGCCGCAGGGTCGGGACATCGAAGGCGCCGCGGCGCAGTGTCCATCCTGGGCTGCCGGCGCGCGCGTGATCGGCGATGAAACGATCCCAGACCACGACGTCAGCGAAGCGTTCCTGCCGGGCGAGCGCAGCCAGCATCGAAGGGTGGGGAATGTCGTCCGGCCGGGCGAAAACAACATAGGCGCTCGCGCTGGCGGCTTCGACGACGGCGACGGGATCGGCGCCGACCAGCGCCCGTCCGGCGCCGGGATGGGACTGGAGCCCCCAGGCGCGTTCCGCCAGACACCCCTCGCCGCCGCCGGGCAGCACGATCAACGCACCCGCAAGGACGTCTTCGCGGTCGAGCCGCAGCCGTTCATGATTCAGCCGGCGAATGAAGCGTAGCAGGCGCAGGTCGATGGGTTCGGCGGACACAGCCATGTGCTCGAACGGCAGGCTGCCCAGCAACTCATACTGGGCCGCGTCGAGGTAGCCGCGAAACTGCTCCGGCCCCGTAATTGGGGGCGACAGGCGCAGGACGCCGCCGGGCAGGGGCTCGGTCTGACCGACGACACGGACCACCAGTTCAGCCTCACCGATCGCGGCCAGTGCGGAGACGTCGAGGCTGAAGCCGCATGGCGGACCGCTGGGGGCGCCTTCATGCATGCGATTTGCGACCGCGGAGGCGGCGACCCGGCCGTTGCGCAGGACCTCGATCTCAATGGGCCGCCCATCGGAGGCGCGCGCCCACCCGGTGACCGTCGACGGCCCCAAGAGGCCCGCGATCCCTTCCACCGTCACGACAGCCTCGCCCGAGGCTAATAGGCCGCCATCCCAAAGCACCGGCGAGCCGTCGAGCGTCTCGCCGTTCTCGAGGCGAACCTCGATGAAGCGCATCCGGGCGGCGGCGAGGTGTCCGGGCAGGCTCAGACTGAAAGCGGCGCGGCCTGCTTTGGCGGGCTCGGCCGTCGCCCGCGCCGCGACGACGTCGCCTTCGAGGACCGCTTCGACCACCGCGCCGGCGTAGCGTTCGACGAGCCACCCGCGGATTTCATCTCCCCGAATCTCAGTGACGGCGCCGACGCTCATCACTTTCGGGGCGCCTTCGGTCCAGCGCCGACCAGGCGCCGCCAGAACCCTTGATCGCGCCACGCGCGCAGCGTCGCCTCGCGCGCTTCGGCTTCGGCGCGCAGGGTCTCGATCTCCCGTCCCGCGACGGACAGTTGCTCGCGCATCGCCTCAGCGGCGGCGTCAGCTTGCTCCGCAGCCCTGGCGGCGGCCGTCCGGCGCATCTCCAGAGCCGCTTCGAGGCCCGCGACACGGCCAGACAGGCTCGCCCGCTCGACGGTCAGCGCATGGGCGTCGGCCAACGCGGCCGCCAGGGCGCTCGAAGCCTCAGCCTCGCGGCGCGCCGCCGCATCCAGCGCGGCGGCGACCTTGGCGCCGACCTCTTCCGCCAGGCGATGGGCCGCGCCTCGCCAACGGCCAGCATCGGCCTCGGCCCGCGCCAGGGCCGCTTTGGCTTCGGCGTGGCGCGCTTCCAGGTCCTCTAGCGCGTCGGCCGCGCCGCGCTCCGCCGCGAGCGCGCGCTTGAGATCTTCAATGTCGCGATCACGCGCGGTTAGGAGCGCCCCGGCGTCCATCTGGGCGCCGCGCAGCGCATCCACCTCAGCCTGCAACTCGGCGGTGCGGTGGTTGCCGCCCATCTCGTCGCTAAAGGTCTCGGCCGGAGTCTGCTCCTGGACTGGCGCCGGTTCCGGCGGCGTCGGCGTGTAAGGGGACGGCCTATCCGGGGACGGCGACGTGACGCGAGCCGCATTGAGCGCCGCAGCGGCCTCGTAGGCCTGAATACGGTAGACGCCGATGCGCTTCTGATTGCGGCGATCGATCTCAGCGTGAGCGCGCTCCACAGCCGCGACCTCTTCCCGCACCAGCGGAGCGATCTGGGCGGCCAGCCGATCCGCTCGCGCCAGGGTTTCATCCAAACGCTCCGCCGGCTTGGCGGCGTCCGGCTGGAGAGCGAGCGCGCCTAGCGCCGCAAAGGCGCGGTCGCACCATCGCGCGACGTTGTCCTCCGGGTCCGGGGAAACGGCCTGCATCTTCGTCGGCGCGGCCTTCCCGAACGCCTGATCGACCTCCGCCTCGACACTGTTGCTCCAGGCGGGCCACGCGAAGCCAAAGGCGGCAGCCGTGCGCGCCATGGCGCGGCGCCAGTCTTCGCAAACCGCCGGATCGGCCAGGATCAGCCGGCGCGAAGCGCGCGCGCCACGCTCTGCGTCAAGGGTGGCGCGCAGCCACGCGAGCGCCGCGGCCGTCTTGGAGCGACCGGCGGCGACCTCCGCCGCGATCGCCTCGCCCGGGTCGCCCGCCACCAGGATGAAGCACGGCTCGAATCCCGCGAGCGCCATGGCGCGCCGCCAAAGCGGGGCGAGCCGGGCGATACGCACGTCCTCGACGACGAACAAGCCTTCCCCGGCGAAGGTTTCGGAAAGCGCGATGCCGAGCCGCCGGGCGTAGGCCTCAGCCTCCTCGGACTCGAACCAAGCCCCGGGAAGCGGCGCCCATTCACTCCAGGCCGGTCCCAGAGATTCGACCGTCTCCGCTAAAATCGACGCGAAGGCGCCCGGCCGCGACGCCGCACCCAGATGCGCCGCCGACACGGCCAGCGCCCTAGCGCTGGAATGCGCAGGCCCCGTCACCAGCAGCCCGATCGGCCTGCGGCCGGCCGCCAAACGGAGATGGACTGCTGTCGGCCCTTGTAATGCTGACGCCATGCCCGCTCAATTCGCCTCGTTCGGCTCAGCCCGACGAGGCACGACATAGCGCGCCTGCGCGTTCGTCGTCGAGTTGCTTCAAGCGCGCGCATCCCAGCGGGTCTTGCTGCAGCTTCCCTTGTCAGTGGTGTGCGATCCAGCCAAGTTCCGCCCGCATCGTGCGCCCGCCGCCGCCAAGAGACTGAAGTGATCGCATTCAAGGCCCGCGTTCGTGATCCCGCCGTCGCCAGCTACCGCTATCGCGTGCTGACGGCCATCCAGGCGCTGCGAAGCCTGGGCTGCGCCGCCGAGGAGTATGACCGCGCCCGTGAGGGGCTCTACACCGCCGTGGTCTTCTCCAAGGCTTATGGCGCGGACGATCAGGTCCTGGCCCGACGGCTCGCCGCGGCTGGCGTGCGCGTGGTCCTCGATCTCTGCGACAACCATTTCTACAACCCGCGCGGGCTGCCGGATTATGATCAGGCCGCGTCGGATTTGCGGGCGATGATCGCCGTTTGCGACGAGGTGATCTGTTCGACTCCGGTGCTAGCCGCGCAGATTGAGATCGAGGCGGGCTTGGCTTATCGACCCAAGGTCGCGCCGGACTTCTACGAACAGGCGGCCACCCGCGTCGGCGGCGCCAAGCCGGTCAGCGAACCGGCGCAGTTGCTGTGGTTCGGCGTGCACGGCGCGCCCAATGCGCCTGCGGGCATGAGCGATCTCCTGCTGATCCGCGCCGAACTGGCGGAGGCCTTCGCGCTGCGACCCTTCGAGCTGACGATCTGTTCAAACAGCGAGGACGCCTACGATCGCCTGTCCCCCAGCCTGCCCGTGCCGACCCGCTACGTGGAATGGTCGCAACCCGCGCTGGAGACCGAGCTGAGCGCCGCCGACGGCGTGATCATCCCGCTATCCGACAACGCCTTCGTCGCCGGCAAGACCCACAACCGCCTGACGCTCGCGCTGTCGGCGGGCGCCCCTGTCGTGGCCGATCCGCTGGACGCCTATCGGCCCTTCGCCGCCTTCGCCCGTATCGGCGATTGGGGCGGGGGCCTTGCGGAGCTTCTGCGGCGCCCGGCCGAGGCCTTCGCCCGGGCCGCGCCCGCCGAGGCGTTCCTCAAGGCGAACTGGTCGCCCCAGGCCTTGGCCCCGATCTGGGCGGAGGCGCTGGGCGCCCACCGGGCCGCCGAGCCGCGCGCCCTGGCGGTCGCGGCCACCGGCGGGGTTCAGGCCTGGCTCCAGGCGGAAGGTCGCAATCTGCGGCGATGGCTGATCGCGGGCCCAGACGCCGACCCCGACATCGTCGCGGCGGCGCGGCGCGAGGGCTGGCTGGTCCTGGCCCTCGGGGTGGCCGCCCAGCGCCTCGAGGCGGACGCCGCCTGGATCGCTGATATCCGCACCCTGGAGGACGCGCCCGAGGCGGTGCTCGAGCGCGTCGGCGTGGTCTGGGCGCCGGCCTCGCCGCGCGAGGACGGCGTCGCCTCGGCGCTCAGCCTGGGTGGCTGGACCGAGCGCTCCGACGCCCTGCAGAATCTGAAGTCGGCCGGCCGCCTGCTGCGGGCCGAGCCCGCGGACCACGATCATGAAGACCTCGCGGGCGACTACGCCGATGAGGCCGCGACGCTACGGATCCTGGCCCGGGCAGGCGTAAGCATCGCCCGGCGGATCGGCCTCGGCGCGCCCCGACCGGGTTTCGAGGCGTTGCAGCCCTACGGCGCCCGCCGCAGCGGCGGGGCCGCGATCGTCCGACGCACCACGGGAATCTCGTACGGACCCTATGGCTATCCCAGTCCGGCGCGGGTGTTCGTGGGCGCCGATGAGGAACAGAAGTTGGGCGCGCGGGTCCTCGCCTACAGCATCGAGCGGCGTTCAACGATGGACGTGGTGGTCGAAGTGCTGGACGTTTCCCAGATTCCCGAACCGCAGAAGCCGGAAAATCGCTCGAAGACCGGCTTCTCCTTCGCCCGCTTCGATATCCCGCGCCTCTGCGACTACGACGGGCGTGGGATCTACCTGGACGCCGACATGCTGGTGTTCGGCGACATCGCCGACCTCTGGACCCAACCGCTGGATGAGGCCGACCTGCTCTACTCGCTGAGCCATCCGCACATGGGACGCACCCCGCAGACCGCGGTGATGCTGCTGAATTGCCGGTCCCTGGATTGGGACGTCGGCGCCATCGTGCGGGGCCTGGACGACGGCGCCTACACCTATGGCCAGTTGATGGGCGACCTGTGCATCGTGCACGCCGACCGCCAGAAGCCCGGCCTGCCCTACTGGTGGAACAGCCTGGAGCAGTACGATCCTGGGCGGACCTGCCTGCTGCACTACACCGACATGGACACGCAGCCGTGGGTGACCTGGAACCGTAACGGCGGCCTGTGGCTGGCCGCTCTGCGTGACGCCCTCGACGAAGGCTACATCAGCCGCGCCGAAGTCGACGAGGCGGTGGCCAACGGCCACGTTTCACCGCAATTGCCCGTCTGGCTGGGGCTTGCAGAAACCGTATCTGACGAGGTCGCCGCGGCGCTCTGGGTCGCGCCCTACCACCGTTTCCTTGAACCGTCAGGACCTATTGAGGGGCGCGTGAGCCTCACCTCGGACGGCATCCTCGCCGGTTGGGCCTGGCGCCCGAACGGGGCCGGCGCGCCCGTCACCTTGCGCGTTCTCGATGGAGAAGATGAAATCCTGCGGATCGTCCCTGGCGATTACGCCGCAATCCTCGAGCGGCATGGCAAGGGCGACGGCCGCCACGCCTTCGCCGTCGCCTTGCCGGACGACCTGCGAAATTCTGACCGGCCGCTCAGGGTCATCGCCGAGGGGCAGGATGAGGACCTCGCCGGCAGCCCGCTCCGGCGCTAATCACGCGGCGCGGCGGCCCTGCCGATCGGCCCGCAGAGTGAAGCCGATCACGCCCACCGACGCCGAGCGGGCGCCGGGCTCGATCCGATGTTCCGCTTCACCGGCGATATCGAGCGTCACGACGCCGTCGTCAGCCTGGACGCGCAGGCGGCGCCAATCGATCTGTCCCGGCGTCAGGACGCCGGTGACCGCCTGGCCGCCGTTGACCGCAATGCGGAAGGGGCACGAGCGATCGCGCGGCCCGCGCAGGCCCAGATGAAGTTCAAGCACGCCAGCGGCGGCGAGCGCCGGCGCCAGCACGAGCCGTAGCCGTCCGCCGCCCAGACGCGTCCAGCAACCCCAGGCTTCCGGCAGCCACCAGCCCTCCCCCACGCGGAACGCAGCGCCGTGCGCGTCGTTCTCGACCGCAGCCGGTTCGCGGCCCAGGCTGTAGTAAAGGTCCGCCTGCGCACGGAGCGGCTCGGCGGTCGGAGCGGTCTCGCCGGACAGGCGCGCCGCCAGCGCGAGCAGGCGCAGAGCCCGCCCTGCGCCGGGCGCCGGGTCTAGCAGATGAATCCGCGCAGGATCGAGCGGCTGGCCCTCCCGAGCCGCGAGCGCGAGCAGTCGCTCTCGCTCATAGGCGGCGTCGACGACAACCGCCGGTGCGCGCCGCGCCGCCGCCAGGGCGCCCGCAGCATCCTCGGCGAGGCGGCCGGACAGATAGCTCAAGGCATGGACCGACGCCTCGGCCGCCGCGCGCCTCTGCAGGCCAAAGTCCTCGTCCTCGCCAGCGGGACCGGCATCGCCGAAGTCAACGAGCACGGCGCCCTCACGGAAGATGCAGGGCGATCCGGCGCCGGAGGCGAGCCGCAGCAACCGGCGCACGTCGAGGACGCGCTCGACATCCGGGGACTCCGCCAGCGACAGACGGCAGGCGTCTGCCAGGAGGGTGGGCGCGAGCAACCGCAGGCCCGCTGCGCGGCCGCTGGATTCGCAAAGCGCCAGATCCGGACTGGCCTCGATCAAGGCCAGGACCAGCGCGGCGCGAGCCTTGTCCACGGCGCCCAGCGGACCGGTCGCCATCCGCCGCATCAGACCGGTGATGTGGACAGCCACCTGCGGGGCGTCGTCCGGCGTTGTCTCTAGCGCCGAGGCCAGAGCGCTGACGTCCAGCGCCAGACCATCGCGCGCCAGGCCCGAAAGTTCGCGCGTGGCGTCCGCCCATCCGCCATCGAGCTCCAGGGCGCGCATATAGGCGCCCGCCGCCTCCTCGCGACGGCCCTGCATCTTCAAGGCATGTCCCAAATTCAGGAAGGTGTCGGCCAGCGGCGGACTGTAGATCAGCGACGCGCGATAGGCTTTCTCGGCCGCGACGGGATCGGACGCCTCCTTCAGGGCATGCCCGAACTGCACCCAGATATGCGGCAGGCGCGGATCGAGACGCAGACCTTCGGCATAGGCGAAGGCCGCGGCGGGCCAGTCGCGAAGATCGCGAGCGTCATCGCCGCGCTGGACCGCATCGCGGCGCGCCTTGGTCCGCCATGGATTGAGCAGGGCCAGACGACCGGCGACGCCAAGGCGCGCCTCCGGCAGG
This is a stretch of genomic DNA from Phenylobacterium immobile (ATCC 35973). It encodes these proteins:
- a CDS encoding tetratricopeptide repeat protein — protein: MGSAIRKAVKLGEPQDGANRLPALPEARLGVAGRLALLNPWRTKARRDAVQRGDDARDLRDWPAAAFAYAEGLRLDPRLPHIWVQFGHALKEASDPVAAEKAYRASLIYSPPLADTFLNLGHALKMQGRREEAAGAYMRALELDGGWADATRELSGLARDGLALDVSALASALETTPDDAPQVAVHITGLMRRMATGPLGAVDKARAALVLALIEASPDLALCESSGRAAGLRLLAPTLLADACRLSLAESPDVERVLDVRRLLRLASGAGSPCIFREGAVLVDFGDAGPAGEDEDFGLQRRAAAEASVHALSYLSGRLAEDAAGALAAARRAPAVVVDAAYERERLLALAAREGQPLDPARIHLLDPAPGAGRALRLLALAARLSGETAPTAEPLRAQADLYYSLGREPAAVENDAHGAAFRVGEGWWLPEAWGCWTRLGGGRLRLVLAPALAAAGVLELHLGLRGPRDRSCPFRIAVNGGQAVTGVLTPGQIDWRRLRVQADDGVVTLDIAGEAEHRIEPGARSASVGVIGFTLRADRQGRRAA